Part of the Microcoleus sp. AS-A8 genome, TCATCGTAACGTCGATTATCGGCTGATTGTCATCAATTAACAGTTTTAATCCAGCATTTTGGCTCTTGACAAAACCTAGATTTTGCCAATGTTGAGTCTGCTCGCCCCATTGATCCTTCAGGTAAGATTCCCACATAGCTTGGTGTTCAGGCTTGACCGATACGAGAATGCGACTGGCACTCTCACCAAAAAGTACCTCATCCCAACGCCTCTCTACATCCGTTAGCCCCAAGTTAATTTGGGCACCCAATTGACCAGCAATACAAGATTCAGCGAGGGCAACCGCAATTCCGCCTTCCGCACAATCATGGGCAGAACGCACCCAGCCTTGACGAATCCCTTCCCGTGTTGCAGCTTGGACGCGCCGTTCCAAATCAAAATCCACGACAGGCGGTTTACCCGCAACAACGCCATGAATACTGGCGAGGTATTCAGAACCCCCTAAACCGAGGTAAGGCGTAGAATCAGTCAGTGGCAATCCCAAAAGATAAATTAAATCTCCTTCAGCTTGCCAACCTTGAGTGCAAATGCGAGTCATATCAGGAATCAACCCCACCATCCCAATCACTGGCGTTGGGTAGATAGGCTGAGGTGTGCCAGTGGCATCCAATGTTTCGTTATAAAGAGAGACATTACCCCCAGTCACAGGCGTTTCCATGATTCGACAAGCCTCTGCAATCCCCTGACATGCCGACGCCAACTGCCAATATCCGATCGGCTTTTCGGGACTGCCAAAATTCAGGTTATCGGTAACCGCTAAGGGTTCCGCACCCACACAGCTAAGGTTCCGCGCCGCTTCGGCAACAACGGCTTTAGCCCCTTCATAGGGGTCAAGATAGACATAACGAGAATTGCAATCTACCGTTGCTGCAACGGCTGATTTTGGATTGAGAATGCCTTCTTCCACTGGACGCAACCTGACAACAGCCGCATCAGCACCACCGGGCAACATCACAGTATTGTTTTGCACTTGATGGTCGTACTGGCGATAAACCCAGCGTTTAGAAGCAATCGTGGGAGTATCCAGAAGTTGCAGGAGGAGATCACTCCAAGTTTTACGGTTCCCTTGGATGTCAATTCCCTCAGTGGTGCAAGCAGGGAGAGAGTTGGCTGTCCACTCCCAAGCTTGACGGGCATATTCCGGCGGTTCAGCTAAAAGTTCTCGGTGATAAATGGGCGTATTATCGGCTAATGCTGTGGCTGGGATTTCCGCTGCCACTCCGCCTTGGAACAAAATTCGCACAATTGGCTCTTCAATAACCGTACCTGCTACTACAGCCTGTAGCCCCCAGCGATGGAAAATATCAATTAACTCTTGTTCCCGTCCTTTGTGAGCAACAAATAACATCCGTTCCTGGGATTCGGAAAGGAGATATTCATAGGGAACCATACCGCTTTCCCGCACTGGAATCAGGTCTAAATCCAGCTCAATTCCTACACCGCCTTTTGCTGCCATCTCTGAGGTAGAACAGGTAATTCCAGCTGCACCCATATCTTGGGCGGCAACGACAGCCCCGGTTTTAAAGGCTTCTAGACACGCTTCAATTAAAGATTTTTCCAGAAATGGGTCACCCACTTGCACCGCAGGGCGGTCATCCATGGATTGTTCGCTGAGTTCCGCACTGGCAAAACTCGCCCCACCCATGCCATCTCTACCCGTGGTAGAACCGACGTATAAGACTGGATTACCGATACCCGCCGCCCCGGATTTGACGATTTCTGGGGTTTCCATCAATCCCAGTGCCATGACATTCACGAGGGGATTATCGCTATAAGCGGGGTCAAAGTAGACTTCGCCGCCGACGGTGGGAACCCCGACGCAATTATGCGTCACGATGCCAGAAGTGGTGGCAAAAAGATGGGTATTGTCTACCTCAACATCGTAGACATCGCATTCATCAACACTATTGACTGCTAAACTTTTAATCTTTACAAAGGCTATTTCATTGGAAACTTGATAACGGGGAAATGAATGTTGTGTCCCGTTATAGCGTTCTAAGGCTGTCGCTAACTGCTCATTGCGTTCTTCGCCAAACACATTGGCTAATGCTGTTAATCCACTAACATTGCCAACTTCCAAACTCCATAATGGCTTACGCACATGCATACGACCTTGGATTTGTCCCTCACAGGCTGGTCGCTGATAGATATAAGGGATTGCTCCCTGACTCTGAAGCAGTATCACAGCTTGCTCAAATAGTTTGCGGCTTGTTGTTCCAAATGCGATTTTGGCATGATTACCATGAGTTTTCGTGGTTAACGAGCCATCACCTCGCAACAAACCTTTAAGGGCTTCACGCTGTAAATAGCGAGGCCATTGGAACACAAAAGCGGGAAAAGCTTTATCGATTGCTCCGGTACCGCACTTCCAAACCTCTTTCAAAAGGTAGCCAAACAGCCATGAAGTTGCATAAACAGCAATAGTGGAATCACGTTTTTCGATGCAGGGTCGCAGCCCAAGATTTTTCAGTCCAAATACCACGTCATTGACGTACTCGTCCTCATGAAGAGCAAACGTGAAAATGATTTTATAGGTATTGCTATTTTGAGAAACACATCCTTCGGAGAGATAGTAACCAAGTAAGCGTGCAAATACCTCATCGGGCTGGATAACGGCGAACATGTGGTTGGCTTTGCCACGTCGGAAGAGACAGATATCGCTTCGCGACACATTCAGCAATGGCTCTAGGCTGAGAAAATGTGAGAGAGGTAATGTCCCTTTTTTCAGGTATCTGTGGCGATTACAGGCAGAAGGTTCGAGTTTCTGTAAAGCTGCGCGTAGTTCCTCTGTAGGTTCCCAGCTTGGTGGTAGGTTTACATAAACATTTTTATCGCCCTTATGCTGTTCACCTAGAGTAGTCAGCAAATCCAGAGATGGAGCATCACTCTGTTGTTGCTCTACCTGCGGGTAGGGCATATTGATGAGTATGGGAATCTGGTCGCCAACTAGAAGGGATTGCGATTCGCGGGTGCGCCATTCCCCATCTTCCAGGAGCAACATGGGATGGTCGGGTGTGACGGTGAGAGTTCGACCAAGGGCTGTACGAATGGTTATCAGGGTTGTGGCGCGTCGTTTGAACAGACGGCGCACAGGTTGCCAACAACTTTGCTGTGTGTCGGCATCCAAGGAAAGTGTTTCAACTGAGGCAGAAGGCTCTAATTCGACTGTAGTCTGAGTTGAGGGCAAACGCGATTCAACAAAATTGCCGATTGTATCGAAATGTACGCCTTTGTCGTCCCGCCAGATAAAGGTTTCACTGGGGATTAAGCAGTTGCCATAGTGGGAGATTCCTTCTACGACACCACTGAATAGCCTTCGCGTCCTGGCATCGTCCAGGGAACCGAAGCGCAGGGAGTTGAGTACGGCAATGGGACGCGCCCCCATGGTAAAAATATCCCGTAGGATGCCGCCTACTCCCGTTGCTGCACCTTGAAAGGGTTCAACGGCGGAGGGGTGATTGTGGGATTCGATTTTAAACGCCAGTCTTAACCCGTCTCCTAAGTCTACGACTCCGGCGTTTTCTCCGGGGCCGACTAAAATGCGATCGCCTTCTGTGGGAAACTGCTTGAGTAAGGGACGCGAGTTCTTGTAACAGCAATGCTCTGACCACATCACGCCAAACATTCCCAGTTCAGCCTTGTTGGGATGACGCCCTAACCGCTGGACGATGTCTTGGTATTCTTCAGGCTTCAAGCCTTCAGCGGCAATTTCTTCGGGAGAGAAGGGAGCAGAGGAGATGCTGGACATGAACACTTTGCAATGGGCGACAGTGCCATATTTTATCGGTATTTAGGATACTTGCGATGAGAAAACCTTTTAGATTTTAGATTTTGCAGGGTTTGGAGTTGTTTTTTCCAGCGTTGGTAACGGTATCATCGCTCTTGGCATTGGGATCACATTCCCCAGCGCAAGGCAGGGGTTTTGACGGGTGCATCC contains:
- the purL gene encoding phosphoribosylformylglycinamidine synthase subunit PurL; amino-acid sequence: MSSISSAPFSPEEIAAEGLKPEEYQDIVQRLGRHPNKAELGMFGVMWSEHCCYKNSRPLLKQFPTEGDRILVGPGENAGVVDLGDGLRLAFKIESHNHPSAVEPFQGAATGVGGILRDIFTMGARPIAVLNSLRFGSLDDARTRRLFSGVVEGISHYGNCLIPSETFIWRDDKGVHFDTIGNFVESRLPSTQTTVELEPSASVETLSLDADTQQSCWQPVRRLFKRRATTLITIRTALGRTLTVTPDHPMLLLEDGEWRTRESQSLLVGDQIPILINMPYPQVEQQQSDAPSLDLLTTLGEQHKGDKNVYVNLPPSWEPTEELRAALQKLEPSACNRHRYLKKGTLPLSHFLSLEPLLNVSRSDICLFRRGKANHMFAVIQPDEVFARLLGYYLSEGCVSQNSNTYKIIFTFALHEDEYVNDVVFGLKNLGLRPCIEKRDSTIAVYATSWLFGYLLKEVWKCGTGAIDKAFPAFVFQWPRYLQREALKGLLRGDGSLTTKTHGNHAKIAFGTTSRKLFEQAVILLQSQGAIPYIYQRPACEGQIQGRMHVRKPLWSLEVGNVSGLTALANVFGEERNEQLATALERYNGTQHSFPRYQVSNEIAFVKIKSLAVNSVDECDVYDVEVDNTHLFATTSGIVTHNCVGVPTVGGEVYFDPAYSDNPLVNVMALGLMETPEIVKSGAAGIGNPVLYVGSTTGRDGMGGASFASAELSEQSMDDRPAVQVGDPFLEKSLIEACLEAFKTGAVVAAQDMGAAGITCSTSEMAAKGGVGIELDLDLIPVRESGMVPYEYLLSESQERMLFVAHKGREQELIDIFHRWGLQAVVAGTVIEEPIVRILFQGGVAAEIPATALADNTPIYHRELLAEPPEYARQAWEWTANSLPACTTEGIDIQGNRKTWSDLLLQLLDTPTIASKRWVYRQYDHQVQNNTVMLPGGADAAVVRLRPVEEGILNPKSAVAATVDCNSRYVYLDPYEGAKAVVAEAARNLSCVGAEPLAVTDNLNFGSPEKPIGYWQLASACQGIAEACRIMETPVTGGNVSLYNETLDATGTPQPIYPTPVIGMVGLIPDMTRICTQGWQAEGDLIYLLGLPLTDSTPYLGLGGSEYLASIHGVVAGKPPVVDFDLERRVQAATREGIRQGWVRSAHDCAEGGIAVALAESCIAGQLGAQINLGLTDVERRWDEVLFGESASRILVSVKPEHQAMWESYLKDQWGEQTQHWQNLGFVKSQNAGLKLLIDDNQPIIDVTMIEMSEGFSNALERRLNV